Proteins found in one Carassius auratus strain Wakin chromosome 42, ASM336829v1, whole genome shotgun sequence genomic segment:
- the LOC113060648 gene encoding dynein light chain 1, axonemal-like — MAKATTIKEALAKWEEKTGEKANEATAVKLYGQIPPIEKMDVSLSNLVNCERLSLSTNCIEKIANLNGLKNLKILSLGRNNVKNLNGLEAVGDTLEELWISYNLIEKLKGIHVMKKLKVLYMSNNLVKEWGEFQKLADLPSLVDLVFVGNPLEEKYSADGNWMEEATKRLPKLKKLDGNPVIKREEEEGEGES, encoded by the exons ATG GCAAAAGCAACAACTATTAAAGAGGCCCTGGCGAAATGG GAGGAGAAAACAGGTGAAAAAGCGAATGAGGCCACAGCAGTGAAGCTTTATGGTCAGATCCCTCCCATTGAAAAAATGGACGTATCTCTCTCAAACCTTGTCAACTGCGA GAGATTATCCTTGTCTACAAACTGTATTGAAAAAATTGCCAACTTGAATGGTCTAA AGAACCTTAAGATACTGTCCTTGGGCCGGAATAACGTCAAAAACCTTAATGGACTT GAGGCAGTAGGTGATACTCTGGAGGAGCTGTGGATCTCTTATAACCTCATAGAAAAACTGAAGGGAATTCATGTCATGAAGAAACTCAAGGTCTTGTACATGTCTAACAATTTGGTCAAGGAATGGG GGGAGTTTCAGAAGCTGGCAGATCTTCCATCATTGGTAGACCTTGTCTTTGTGGGGAATCCATTAGAAGAGAAGTATTCTGCAGATGGCAACTGGATGGAGGAAGCTACTAAGAGGCTTCCCAAGCTTAAAAAGCTAGATG gaaACCCTGTTATCAAACGAGAAGAGGAGGAAGGTGAAGGGGAGAGTTGA